One segment of bacterium DNA contains the following:
- a CDS encoding DUF2958 domain-containing protein has protein sequence MKLFTREIERKLQAQFKRGDDPEQLVHCKIFNPYGQGTWFIVNQDPEDPDYLWAIVDLFEIEEGSVLKSELELCRVKFGGFQLPLERDLYWKPKTVREVWADLRSKHQHLEPACEPRS, from the coding sequence ATGAAACTCTTCACCAGGGAAATTGAGAGGAAGCTGCAAGCCCAATTCAAACGGGGCGACGATCCGGAGCAGCTGGTCCACTGCAAGATTTTTAATCCCTACGGGCAGGGGACCTGGTTCATCGTCAATCAGGATCCGGAAGATCCGGACTACCTTTGGGCAATCGTGGACCTGTTCGAGATCGAGGAGGGCTCTGTCCTGAAATCCGAGCTGGAGTTGTGCAGAGTGAAATTCGGTGGCTTTCAGTTGCCCCTGGAGCGGGACCTCTACTGGAAGCCCAAAACTGTGAGGGAAGTCTGGGCGGATCTGAGAAGCAAGCATCAGCATCTTGAACCGGCCTGTGAACCAAGGAGCTGA
- a CDS encoding helix-turn-helix transcriptional regulator, translating to MKIICNLNKVIAKKGLSQRCLATMAHCTQASISGIATGKCLPKRPVAQRISAALGVGFDSLWPNYDSIQMQHRTRITQGLKRYHQKRHERTEKRKEYHAKYDLACVKKERAVQPADPNAVPLAAGAIAGDYRLRPAKASDDQLQDKKWCRTKALALQDYLCQNCAYGVYRELRALLAAENRLFESRVDRGYEVSL from the coding sequence ATGAAGATCATTTGCAATCTGAACAAAGTCATCGCTAAAAAAGGCTTGTCGCAGCGATGCCTGGCCACGATGGCCCACTGCACGCAAGCTTCGATTTCTGGAATAGCAACGGGCAAATGCCTGCCGAAGCGTCCAGTTGCACAGAGAATTTCAGCGGCTTTAGGAGTGGGATTCGATTCGCTCTGGCCAAACTACGATTCAATTCAGATGCAACACAGAACAAGAATTACTCAGGGGCTGAAACGCTACCATCAGAAGCGGCATGAACGCACCGAAAAGAGAAAGGAATACCACGCCAAGTATGACCTGGCATGTGTCAAGAAAGAGCGAGCGGTCCAACCCGCAGATCCGAATGCAGTTCCGTTGGCTGCTGGCGCCATTGCCGGCGATTACAGGTTGCGGCCGGCTAAAGCCAGTGATGACCAGCTCCAGGATAAAAAGTGGTGCCGCACTAAGGCGCTGGCACTGCAGGACTACCTGTGCCAAAATTGCGCTTATGGCGTTTACCGTGAATTGAGAGCGCTCCTGGCTGCTGAGAACCGGCTCTTTGAGAGCCGAGTGGACCGTGGTTATGAGGTGTCGCTCTGA